The following are from one region of the Paracoccus sp. S3-43 genome:
- a CDS encoding Lrp/AsnC family transcriptional regulator has protein sequence MSDLDAIDRRILALLQKEGRISNAELALRVHLSPSACHRRVQRLEEAGVIHGYAALLDARKLHRQTTVFVEITLSGQADEVLEAFEKGVRAIPDVLECHLMAGSADYLLKIVVEDTDDFARIHRQHLARLPGVAQMHSSFALRTVFRTTAIPV, from the coding sequence ATGTCCGATCTTGATGCAATAGACCGCCGCATTCTGGCCCTGCTTCAGAAGGAAGGCCGAATCAGCAACGCCGAACTGGCGCTGCGGGTGCATCTGTCGCCGTCCGCCTGCCACCGCCGCGTCCAGCGGCTGGAGGAAGCGGGCGTGATCCACGGCTATGCGGCGCTGCTGGACGCCCGCAAGCTGCACCGCCAGACGACGGTGTTCGTGGAAATCACCCTGTCCGGCCAGGCGGACGAGGTTCTGGAGGCTTTCGAAAAAGGCGTGCGCGCGATCCCCGACGTGCTGGAATGCCACCTGATGGCCGGGTCCGCCGATTACCTGCTGAAGATCGTGGTCGAGGATACCGACGATTTCGCCCGCATCCACCGCCAGCATCTGGCCCGCCTGCCGGGCGTCGCGCAGATGCATTCGTCCTTCGCGCTGCGCACGGTGTTCCGCACCACGGCGATCCCGGTGTAA
- the ald gene encoding alanine dehydrogenase yields the protein MKIGCPKEIKPQEFRVGMTPAAVTEAVARGHDVVVETGAGLGAGFTDEDYTAAGAGIAPDAASVFAGAEMIVKVKEPQAAERAMLRGGQVLFTYLHLAPDPDQTRELLASGVTAIAYETVTDARGGLPLLAPMSEVAGRLAPQVGSWALQKANGGRGVLLGGVPGVRPANVIIIGGGVVGTAAARVAVGMGANVTVTDRSVARLSYLDDIFMGRLTTQYSSAAATAELIRTADMVIGAVLIPGAAAPRLVTRAQLSTMQPGAVLVDVAIDQGGCFETSRPTTHQDPIYEVEGVVHYCVANMPGAVARTSTQALGNATLPFLLALADKGWRQAVQDDPHLRAGLSTQGGRLTSPPVGEALGLEAITPDQLLAE from the coding sequence ATGAAGATCGGTTGCCCCAAGGAAATCAAGCCGCAGGAATTCCGCGTCGGCATGACGCCCGCCGCCGTGACCGAGGCCGTCGCCAGGGGCCACGATGTCGTCGTGGAAACCGGCGCGGGCCTGGGCGCGGGCTTCACCGATGAGGATTATACCGCAGCCGGGGCCGGGATCGCGCCGGACGCGGCCTCGGTCTTTGCCGGGGCCGAGATGATCGTCAAGGTCAAGGAGCCGCAGGCCGCCGAACGGGCGATGCTGCGCGGCGGGCAGGTGCTGTTCACCTATCTGCACCTGGCCCCCGATCCCGACCAGACCCGCGAGTTGCTGGCATCCGGCGTCACGGCCATTGCCTATGAGACGGTGACGGATGCGCGCGGCGGGCTCCCCTTGCTGGCGCCGATGTCCGAGGTCGCCGGGCGGCTGGCCCCGCAGGTCGGATCCTGGGCGCTGCAAAAGGCCAATGGCGGGCGCGGCGTGCTGCTGGGCGGGGTGCCGGGCGTGCGGCCCGCGAATGTGATCATCATCGGCGGCGGCGTGGTCGGCACGGCGGCGGCGCGGGTGGCCGTGGGCATGGGCGCGAATGTCACCGTCACCGACAGGTCGGTTGCGCGGCTGTCATACCTGGACGACATCTTCATGGGACGGCTGACCACGCAATATTCCAGCGCGGCGGCGACTGCCGAGTTGATCCGCACCGCCGACATGGTGATCGGCGCGGTGCTGATCCCCGGCGCGGCGGCGCCCAGGCTGGTGACGCGCGCGCAGCTGTCGACCATGCAGCCCGGCGCGGTTCTGGTGGACGTGGCCATCGACCAGGGCGGCTGTTTCGAGACCTCGCGCCCCACAACCCACCAGGATCCGATCTATGAGGTGGAGGGCGTGGTGCATTACTGCGTGGCCAACATGCCGGGCGCGGTGGCGCGCACCTCGACCCAGGCCCTGGGGAACGCGACGCTGCCCTTCCTGCTGGCCCTGGCGGACAAGGGCTGGCGGCAGGCGGTTCAGGACGATCCGCATCTGCGGGCGGGGCTGTCCACGCAGGGCGGCCGCCTGACCTCGCCCCCGGTGGGCGAGGCCCTGGGGCTGGAGGCGATCACCCCCGACCAGCTTCTGGCAGAATAA
- the mscL gene encoding large conductance mechanosensitive channel protein MscL, producing MIKEFRDFIARGNVIDLAVGIIIGAAFTAIVNSVVADLINPILGLLTGGVDFTNKYFVLSGNVPEGASLAAARDSGAAVFAYGSFAMAVLNFLIIAWAVFLLVKAVNRLQRLAVKPAEDEVVAATPTQEELLAQIRDLLADRTVWQDRPAPRA from the coding sequence ATGATCAAGGAATTCCGTGACTTCATCGCCCGCGGCAATGTCATCGACCTTGCCGTCGGCATCATCATCGGCGCGGCCTTCACGGCGATCGTGAATTCCGTGGTGGCCGATCTTATCAACCCGATCCTGGGCCTGCTGACCGGCGGGGTCGATTTCACCAACAAGTATTTCGTCCTGTCGGGCAATGTCCCCGAGGGCGCCAGCCTGGCGGCGGCCCGCGATTCGGGCGCGGCGGTCTTTGCCTATGGCTCTTTCGCGATGGCGGTGCTGAACTTCCTGATCATCGCCTGGGCGGTGTTCCTGCTGGTCAAGGCCGTGAACCGCCTTCAGCGTCTGGCCGTGAAACCGGCCGAGGACGAGGTCGTCGCGGCGACGCCTACGCAAGAGGAACTGCTGGCCCAGATCCGCGACCTGCTGGCCGACCGCACCGTCTGGCAGGACCGTCCGGCGCCCCGCGCCTGA
- a CDS encoding DsbA family protein — protein MLTRFAVAALALALAAPAAMAQDAAAPAILPDIALGAEDAPLTIVEYASFTCGHCANFHAESWPKLKADYVDTGKVKFIQRDVYFDQPGLWAGVLARCGGDEKFYPVSDMLFDEQKNWLAGGTGEEIAANLRKIGLKAGMTEDQMTACWEDTAKAQQLIATFQQNATADKIEATPTFIIGGEKVQNQPWDDMKGIIDAKLAEAAPAPAN, from the coding sequence ATGCTGACCCGTTTCGCCGTCGCAGCCCTGGCGCTTGCCCTGGCCGCACCCGCCGCGATGGCCCAGGACGCCGCCGCGCCCGCGATCCTGCCCGACATCGCCCTGGGGGCCGAGGACGCGCCGCTGACCATCGTCGAATATGCCAGCTTCACCTGCGGCCATTGCGCGAATTTCCATGCCGAGAGCTGGCCGAAGCTGAAGGCCGACTATGTCGATACCGGCAAGGTGAAATTCATCCAGCGCGACGTGTATTTCGACCAGCCGGGCCTGTGGGCGGGCGTGCTGGCGCGCTGCGGCGGGGACGAGAAGTTCTATCCCGTCTCCGACATGCTGTTCGACGAACAGAAGAACTGGCTGGCCGGCGGCACCGGAGAGGAGATCGCGGCCAACCTGCGCAAGATCGGACTGAAGGCGGGCATGACCGAAGACCAGATGACCGCCTGCTGGGAAGACACCGCCAAAGCCCAGCAGTTGATCGCCACCTTCCAGCAGAACGCCACCGCCGACAAGATCGAGGCGACGCCGACCTTCATCATCGGCGGCGAAAAGGTCCAGAACCAGCCCTGGGACGACATGAAGGGCATCATCGACGCCAAGCTGGCCGAGGCCGCGCCCGCCCCGGCGAACTGA
- a CDS encoding DUF721 domain-containing protein: MAKASDRPRNPQASRRRGFQQASALLADRVQKAAEGRGFAMARLLTHWPEIAGPRLAAMTRPVRISHARGGFGATLTLLTTGPVAPLVEMQLPQLRDRVNACYGYNAVQRIVLTQTAAGGFAEGQAVFAPAPAQAAPPDPQIVEKADRIGRQFQDPALARAMALLALNIETARHRNHRKDFPC, translated from the coding sequence ATGGCAAAAGCGTCCGACCGTCCCCGCAACCCCCAGGCAAGCCGCAGGCGCGGCTTCCAGCAGGCGTCGGCGCTGCTGGCCGACCGGGTGCAGAAGGCCGCCGAGGGGCGGGGATTCGCCATGGCCCGCCTGCTGACCCATTGGCCCGAGATCGCCGGTCCCCGGCTTGCCGCGATGACCCGGCCGGTCCGCATCAGCCATGCGCGCGGCGGGTTCGGCGCCACGCTGACGCTGCTGACCACCGGCCCCGTCGCGCCGCTGGTGGAAATGCAGCTGCCGCAGCTGCGCGACCGGGTGAACGCCTGCTATGGCTATAACGCGGTGCAGCGGATCGTGCTGACCCAGACGGCGGCCGGCGGATTTGCCGAAGGGCAGGCGGTCTTTGCCCCGGCCCCCGCCCAGGCCGCGCCGCCCGATCCGCAGATCGTCGAAAAGGCCGACCGGATCGGCCGCCAGTTCCAGGATCCGGCGCTGGCGCGGGCGATGGCGCTGCTGGCCCTGAACATCGAAACCGCACGACACCGGAACCACCGAAAGGATTTTCCATGCTGA
- a CDS encoding A/G-specific adenine glycosylase, with the protein MRDTRVIAPHLLDWYDRHARVLPWRVPPGGGAADPYRVWLSEVMLQQTTVAAVKAYFERFTTLWPTVQDLAAAPDAQVMAEWAGLGYYARARNLLACARAVTAAGGFPATRDGLRQLPGIGAYTSAAIAAIAYDAPETVVDGNVERVVARLFAVETPLPAAKPDLVALAETLTPRDRPGDYAQAMMDLGATICTPRSPACGICPLIHDCDARAEGIAASLPRKAPKSARPDRSGIAWVARQGDAVLFEERPAKGLLGGTLAFPSAHWDGRDLPPPGPAAWRAIGQVRHVFTHFTLSLQVMAGDLDGPPARGHLVPLRHIDREALPGLMRKVWDLARAEIAAL; encoded by the coding sequence TTGCGTGACACCAGGGTGATCGCCCCGCATCTGCTGGACTGGTATGACCGCCACGCGCGCGTGCTGCCCTGGCGCGTCCCGCCGGGCGGCGGTGCAGCCGATCCCTATCGCGTCTGGCTGTCCGAGGTGATGCTGCAACAGACCACCGTCGCGGCGGTCAAGGCCTATTTCGAACGCTTCACGACGCTGTGGCCGACCGTGCAGGATCTGGCCGCCGCGCCCGATGCGCAGGTGATGGCCGAATGGGCGGGGCTTGGATACTATGCCCGCGCCCGCAACCTGCTGGCCTGCGCGCGGGCGGTGACGGCGGCGGGCGGGTTTCCGGCCACGCGCGACGGGTTGCGGCAACTGCCGGGGATCGGGGCCTATACCTCGGCCGCGATCGCGGCGATCGCCTATGACGCGCCCGAAACGGTGGTGGACGGCAATGTCGAACGCGTGGTGGCGCGGCTGTTCGCGGTGGAGACGCCCCTGCCCGCCGCCAAGCCGGATCTGGTGGCGCTTGCGGAAACCCTGACCCCGCGGGACCGGCCCGGCGATTACGCGCAGGCGATGATGGATCTGGGCGCGACGATCTGCACGCCGCGCAGCCCGGCCTGCGGCATCTGCCCGCTGATCCATGACTGCGACGCCCGCGCGGAAGGGATCGCCGCCAGCCTGCCGCGCAAGGCGCCGAAATCCGCCAGGCCCGACCGCAGCGGCATCGCCTGGGTCGCCCGCCAGGGCGACGCCGTGCTGTTCGAGGAACGCCCGGCCAAGGGCCTGCTGGGCGGCACGCTGGCCTTCCCCTCGGCCCATTGGGACGGGCGCGACCTGCCGCCGCCGGGGCCGGCCGCCTGGCGCGCGATCGGCCAGGTCCGCCATGTCTTCACCCATTTCACCCTGTCCTTGCAGGTGATGGCGGGCGACCTGGACGGCCCGCCCGCGCGCGGCCATCTGGTGCCCCTGCGGCATATCGACCGCGAGGCCCTGCCCGGTCTGATGCGCAAGGTCTGGGATTTGGCGCGGGCCGAGATCGCCGCGCTGTAG
- a CDS encoding L,D-transpeptidase family protein, with protein MTPGDLVLTPQGVRFRGRLFPCSIGKRGVTRDKREGDGATPAGIWRITGLWYRPDRLPPPVPWARPIGPGDLWCDAPDHPGYNHHARAPLAASHERLRRADPLYDLILTTDWNWPDAVPGLGSAIFLHQWRRPGFGTEGCIAFARRDRIWIAARAVPGTRVIVP; from the coding sequence GTGACGCCGGGCGATCTGGTCCTGACGCCGCAGGGGGTGCGGTTCCGGGGGCGGCTGTTTCCATGCAGCATCGGCAAGCGCGGCGTGACCCGCGACAAGCGCGAGGGCGACGGGGCCACCCCCGCCGGGATCTGGCGGATCACCGGGCTGTGGTACCGCCCCGACCGTCTGCCCCCGCCCGTGCCTTGGGCGCGACCCATCGGGCCGGGCGATCTGTGGTGCGATGCGCCGGATCATCCGGGGTATAACCATCATGCCCGCGCGCCGCTGGCCGCCAGCCACGAACGGCTGCGCCGCGCCGATCCGCTCTATGACCTGATCCTGACGACCGACTGGAACTGGCCCGACGCGGTGCCGGGGCTGGGGTCGGCGATCTTTCTGCACCAGTGGCGCAGGCCCGGTTTCGGGACCGAGGGCTGCATCGCCTTCGCGCGGCGCGACCGGATCTGGATCGCCGCGCGGGCGGTGCCGGGGACGCGGGTGATCGTGCCCTGA
- the ribA gene encoding GTP cyclohydrolase II, translated as MSLIPTLTEVVSRARTDLSMGLPVMIGGHLVAAVETLAPARLDAIRALGRPVLALTERRAETLKARAYDDGLARVIVPPDADHAWLRSLADPSGDLMTPMKGPLFTERDGDATPHLAGLALAKSAQLLPAVLVVATDPLPGLTQVAPGQLLAQLAHEAALSPVAAANLPLIAAERSRLHIFRPDDGGAEHYAVEIGDPPRDAPVLTRLHSACFTGDVLGSLKCDCGPQLHAALTAMGQAGQGVLLYLNQEGRGIGLANKMRAYALQNQGFDTVQANHRLGFEDDERDFRIGAALLRRMGFSSARLMTNNPRKVAMLESHGIAVAERVPLVVGRNRFNEAYLDTKAAKSGHLL; from the coding sequence ATGAGCCTGATCCCCACCCTGACCGAGGTCGTGTCCCGCGCGCGGACCGATCTGAGCATGGGCCTGCCGGTGATGATCGGCGGGCACCTGGTCGCGGCGGTGGAGACGCTGGCCCCCGCCCGGCTGGACGCGATCCGCGCGCTTGGCCGGCCCGTGCTGGCCCTGACCGAACGCCGGGCCGAGACGCTGAAGGCGCGGGCCTATGACGACGGGCTGGCCCGCGTGATCGTGCCGCCTGATGCCGACCATGCCTGGCTGCGGTCGCTGGCCGATCCCTCGGGCGATCTGATGACGCCGATGAAGGGACCGCTGTTCACCGAACGCGACGGCGACGCGACGCCGCATCTGGCCGGGCTGGCGCTGGCGAAATCGGCGCAGCTTCTGCCCGCCGTTCTGGTCGTGGCGACCGACCCCTTGCCCGGCCTGACCCAGGTCGCGCCCGGCCAGCTGCTGGCGCAGCTTGCGCATGAGGCGGCCCTGTCCCCGGTCGCCGCCGCCAACCTGCCGCTGATCGCGGCGGAACGGTCGCGGCTGCACATCTTCCGTCCCGACGACGGCGGCGCGGAACATTACGCCGTCGAGATCGGCGATCCCCCCCGCGACGCCCCGGTTCTTACGCGGCTGCATTCGGCCTGTTTCACCGGCGACGTGCTGGGCAGCCTGAAATGCGATTGCGGCCCGCAGCTTCACGCCGCGCTGACGGCCATGGGCCAGGCGGGGCAGGGGGTGCTGCTGTATCTGAACCAGGAGGGCCGGGGGATCGGGCTGGCCAACAAGATGCGCGCCTATGCGTTGCAGAACCAGGGTTTCGACACGGTGCAGGCCAATCACCGCCTGGGGTTCGAGGATGACGAACGCGATTTCCGCATCGGCGCGGCGCTGCTGCGGCGGATGGGGTTTTCCTCGGCGCGGCTGATGACGAACAACCCGCGCAAGGTGGCGATGCTGGAAAGCCATGGCATCGCGGTGGCGGAACGGGTGCCGCTGGTGGTCGGCCGCAACCGCTTCAACGAGGCCTATCTGGACACCAAGGCGGCGAAATCGGGGCATCTGCTGTGA
- a CDS encoding response regulator transcription factor has product MPGLKKILLVDDEEDLREVLAEQLAATDDFDVTEAGSGAAAVEAAKGAIFDLVILDVGLPDTDGRELCKKLRKLNVKCPIVMLTGHDTDADTILGLDAGANDYITKPFKFPVLLARLRAQLRTHEQSEDAIFQLGPYTFKPAMKMLIDQKDRKIRLTEKETNILKFLYRAQDGVVARDVLLHEVWGYNAGVTTHTLETHIYRLRQKIEPDPSNARLLVTESGGYRLVA; this is encoded by the coding sequence ATGCCCGGTCTGAAAAAAATCCTGCTGGTCGACGACGAGGAAGATCTGCGCGAGGTCCTGGCCGAACAACTGGCGGCCACCGACGATTTCGACGTGACCGAGGCTGGCAGCGGCGCTGCCGCCGTCGAGGCCGCCAAGGGGGCGATCTTCGATCTGGTGATCCTGGACGTGGGCCTGCCCGACACCGACGGGCGAGAGCTGTGCAAGAAGCTGCGCAAGCTGAACGTCAAATGCCCCATCGTCATGCTGACGGGCCACGACACCGACGCCGACACCATCCTGGGCCTGGACGCGGGCGCCAACGATTACATCACCAAGCCCTTCAAGTTCCCGGTCCTGCTGGCCCGGCTGCGCGCGCAGCTTCGCACCCATGAACAGTCCGAGGACGCGATCTTCCAGCTTGGGCCATACACCTTCAAGCCGGCGATGAAGATGCTGATCGACCAGAAGGACCGCAAGATCCGCCTGACCGAGAAGGAAACCAACATCCTGAAATTCCTGTATCGCGCGCAGGACGGGGTGGTGGCCCGCGACGTGCTGCTGCACGAGGTCTGGGGCTACAATGCGGGGGTGACCACGCATACGCTGGAAACCCATATCTATCGCCTGCGCCAGAAGATCGAACCCGATCCCAGCAATGCGCGCCTGCTGGTGACGGAATCGGGCGGCTATCGGCTGGTGGCGTGA
- the nadC gene encoding carboxylating nicotinate-nucleotide diphosphorylase: MTPPLPDLILEPLVRAALIEDLGAHGGITTRTVIPQGTRTCGAIRAREAGTASGMALAALAFRLIDPALRFEVLIPDGAAFAPGDTLARIEGDAAAILSAERVALNFAGRLSGIATMTAAFVAETRGTAARITCTRKTTPGLRLVEKQAVLHGGGFNHRVSLSDAILIKDNHIAAGGGIRAVLGAVKARASHMMRVEIEVDDLEQLSDVLDEGGADVVLLDNMDADTLRQAVAMAAGRVVLEASGNMRLPRIAEVAATGVDYLSVGALTHSVPVLDLGLDF, encoded by the coding sequence ATGACCCCGCCCTTGCCCGACCTGATCCTGGAACCCCTGGTCCGCGCCGCCCTGATCGAGGATCTGGGCGCGCATGGCGGCATCACCACCCGCACGGTGATCCCGCAGGGCACCCGGACCTGCGGCGCCATCCGCGCGCGCGAGGCGGGCACCGCCTCGGGGATGGCGCTGGCCGCGCTGGCCTTCCGCCTGATCGACCCGGCCCTGCGGTTCGAGGTGCTGATCCCCGACGGCGCCGCCTTCGCCCCCGGCGACACCCTGGCCCGGATCGAGGGTGACGCCGCCGCGATCCTGTCGGCCGAGCGGGTGGCCCTGAACTTCGCGGGCCGCCTGTCGGGCATCGCCACCATGACGGCGGCCTTCGTGGCCGAGACGCGCGGCACCGCCGCCCGCATCACCTGCACCCGCAAGACCACTCCCGGCCTGCGGCTGGTGGAAAAACAGGCGGTGCTGCATGGCGGCGGTTTCAATCATCGCGTCTCGCTGTCCGACGCGATCCTGATCAAGGACAACCACATCGCGGCCGGCGGCGGCATCCGCGCCGTGCTGGGGGCGGTGAAGGCCCGCGCCTCGCACATGATGCGCGTCGAGATCGAGGTGGACGACCTGGAGCAACTGTCCGACGTCCTGGACGAGGGCGGCGCCGACGTGGTCCTGCTGGACAACATGGATGCCGACACGCTGCGCCAGGCAGTCGCCATGGCGGCGGGGCGCGTGGTGCTGGAAGCCTCGGGCAACATGCGCCTGCCGCGCATCGCCGAGGTGGCGGCGACGGGGGTGGACTATCTCTCGGTCGGCGCGCTGACCCATTCGGTGCCCGTCCTGGATCTGGGCCTGGATTTCTGA
- a CDS encoding IS481 family transposase, which produces MGQVRHGSATTTHAVRAAIQRSQASLATLSRELGINPKTVAKWRKRVTVDDLKTGPKEPRSTVLTEAEEAAIVAFRLHTLLPLDDCLYALQPSIPHLTRSALHRCLQRHGISRLPDVEGDKPKRSKFKRYPIGFFHIDIAEVQTAEGKLYLFVGIDRTSKFAVTQLVDKADRKTAWEFLQHMLEAVPYQVHTILTDNGIQFAEQPRNRNTIYSRPMRFDMICEANGIEHRLTKPNHPWTNGQVERMNRTIKDATVKRFHYTSHDELRTHLADFMAAYNFARRLKTLGGLTPYEYICKIWTSEPDRFILNPIHQMPGLNT; this is translated from the coding sequence ATGGGCCAGGTTCGTCACGGGAGCGCCACGACCACGCACGCCGTCAGAGCTGCAATACAACGATCGCAAGCTTCGCTCGCGACGCTGAGCCGGGAGCTCGGCATTAACCCCAAGACAGTGGCGAAGTGGCGCAAGCGAGTGACGGTCGATGATCTCAAGACAGGGCCGAAGGAGCCACGCTCCACGGTTTTGACAGAAGCCGAGGAGGCGGCCATCGTCGCGTTCAGGCTGCACACGCTTTTGCCGCTGGACGACTGCCTCTATGCCCTGCAGCCATCAATTCCACACCTGACACGCTCAGCGCTGCATCGGTGCCTTCAGCGCCACGGCATCTCTCGACTGCCCGACGTGGAAGGCGACAAGCCGAAACGGTCGAAGTTCAAGCGCTACCCTATCGGCTTCTTTCATATCGACATCGCCGAGGTGCAGACTGCTGAAGGCAAGCTTTACCTGTTCGTCGGCATTGACCGCACGAGCAAGTTTGCCGTGACCCAGCTCGTCGACAAGGCGGACAGGAAGACAGCTTGGGAGTTCCTGCAGCACATGCTCGAAGCCGTGCCCTATCAGGTCCATACCATCCTCACCGACAACGGTATTCAGTTCGCCGAGCAGCCTCGGAACCGGAACACCATCTATTCCAGACCTATGCGCTTTGACATGATCTGCGAGGCCAACGGCATTGAGCACCGCCTGACGAAGCCCAACCACCCGTGGACCAACGGTCAGGTCGAGCGGATGAACCGCACGATCAAGGACGCCACCGTCAAACGCTTTCACTACACCAGCCACGACGAGCTCCGCACGCATCTCGCCGACTTCATGGCAGCCTACAACTTCGCGCGTAGGCTCAAGACCCTCGGCGGCCTCACGCCCTACGAATACATCTGCAAGATCTGGACATCAGAGCCAGACAGATTCATCCTAAACCCGATCCACCAGATGCCGGGACTGAACACCTAG
- a CDS encoding IS5 family transposase (programmed frameshift), which yields METSLARDLMSDEEWAFHERFILAVRAPNGRKPMNHRLVLDGIFWIARTGSPWRDLPEEFGKWSSVYRQFRRWTLAGLWEGILEALNESGVVPAALQMIDSTVVRAHHQAAGAKRGTPRQGFGRSRGGFTTKIHLRVNGAGLPMRSDITPGQTSDYLGFDLIMDDNLPEPSVLLADRGYDSDRVRETMEARNVVPVIPMRKSRKLRVAVDRTLYRLRNLVERCFNKLKNARRVATRYDKTAESFLGFIDITSIRIWLRHLST from the exons ATGGAGACCAGCTTGGCACGAGACCTGATGTCTGACGAGGAATGGGCGTTTCACGAACGCTTCATTCTGGCCGTCCGCGCACCGAACGGGCGCAAACCCATGAACCATCGTCTTGTTCTGGATGGGATTTTCTGGATAGCCCGCACAGGTTCGCCGTGGCGTGACCTGCCGGAAGAGTTCGGCAAGTGGTCGTCGGTCTACCGCCAGTTCCGGCGCTGGACCCTGGCCGGGCTGTGGGAAGGGATACTGGAGGCCCTGAACGAGAGCGGGGTGGTTCCAGCGGCCTTGCAGATGATCGACAGCACCGTGGTCCGCGCCCATCATCAGGCAGCGGGCGCTA AAAGGGGGACTCCGCGACAGGGTTTTGGCCGTTCGCGAGGTGGCTTCACGACAAAGATCCACCTCCGCGTCAATGGCGCAGGCCTGCCCATGAGGTCGGACATCACGCCGGGCCAGACATCGGACTATCTGGGCTTTGACCTCATCATGGACGACAACCTGCCAGAGCCCTCCGTCCTGCTGGCGGATCGCGGCTATGACTCTGACAGGGTTCGAGAAACCATGGAGGCGCGCAACGTCGTGCCGGTGATCCCGATGCGAAAGTCCCGCAAGCTGCGCGTGGCCGTGGACCGAACCCTTTACCGGCTGCGCAACCTCGTCGAGCGCTGCTTCAACAAGCTCAAGAATGCCCGCCGCGTCGCCACCCGCTACGACAAAACCGCAGAGAGCTTCCTGGGCTTCATCGACATCACCTCGATCCGCATCTGGCTCCGCCATTTGTCAACATGA
- a CDS encoding class I SAM-dependent methyltransferase: MELQAVERSYARWAPVYDRTFGAITQVGRRRATALLSDLGGSVLEVGVGTGLALRHYDGRVTVTGVDYSAEMLDKARAKVAAEGLRNVAALHRMDARDMDFPNDSFDHVAAMHVISVVPEPEKVMSEIARVVRPGGSVVIVNHFARKAGALALAERIAAPLADLLGWHSDFDRSRVLAEARLSLAEECTLPPLGMMTLLRLVKAP, from the coding sequence ATGGAACTTCAGGCAGTCGAACGATCCTATGCCCGCTGGGCGCCGGTCTATGACCGAACCTTCGGGGCGATCACGCAGGTCGGGCGCCGCAGGGCCACGGCGCTGCTGAGCGACCTGGGCGGTTCCGTCCTGGAGGTGGGCGTGGGCACCGGGCTGGCGCTGCGCCACTATGACGGGCGTGTCACGGTCACCGGCGTCGACTACAGCGCCGAGATGCTGGACAAGGCCCGCGCCAAGGTCGCCGCCGAAGGGCTGCGCAACGTGGCCGCGCTACATCGGATGGATGCCCGCGACATGGACTTTCCGAATGACAGCTTCGATCACGTCGCGGCCATGCATGTCATCTCGGTGGTGCCCGAACCCGAAAAGGTCATGTCCGAGATCGCCCGCGTGGTGCGCCCCGGCGGAAGCGTGGTCATCGTCAATCATTTCGCGCGCAAGGCGGGTGCGCTGGCCCTGGCCGAACGGATTGCCGCGCCGCTGGCCGACCTGCTGGGCTGGCATTCGGATTTCGACCGCAGCCGGGTGCTGGCCGAGGCGCGGTTGTCGCTTGCCGAGGAATGCACCCTGCCGCCCCTAGGCATGATGACGCTGTTGAGGCTCGTGAAAGCCCCATGA
- the pssA gene encoding CDP-diacylglycerol--serine O-phosphatidyltransferase: protein MNARPDPRSRLSVVQLLPNALTLGALCAGLTAIRLAITGEFDKAAALILLAAMLDGLDGRLARRLRSESAMGAELDSLCDFVNFGVAPALVLYLWAFDGTGGAGWIAALLYAVACVLRLARFNIGSRDPLASALPKTTFAGVPSPAGAMLALLPIFLAKLIPAAVLPEPACALWMMAVAALMISRLPTPALGPVSIRPEQARLLLLGAVALGAALLTYPWLTLVFLDLGYLLLLAREWTRLRRRPARKVE from the coding sequence ATGAACGCCCGCCCGGACCCTCGGTCCCGATTGTCCGTGGTGCAGTTGCTGCCGAATGCCCTGACCCTGGGGGCGCTCTGCGCGGGCCTGACGGCGATCCGCCTGGCCATCACCGGAGAATTCGACAAGGCGGCGGCCTTGATCCTTCTGGCGGCCATGCTCGACGGGCTCGACGGACGGCTGGCCCGCAGGCTGCGCAGCGAGAGCGCGATGGGCGCGGAACTCGATTCGCTTTGCGATTTCGTCAATTTCGGGGTGGCGCCTGCCTTGGTCCTCTATCTCTGGGCCTTCGACGGGACCGGGGGCGCGGGCTGGATCGCCGCGCTGCTCTATGCCGTGGCCTGCGTGCTGCGGCTGGCGCGGTTCAACATCGGCAGCCGCGATCCGCTGGCGTCGGCCCTGCCCAAGACAACATTCGCAGGCGTGCCCTCGCCCGCCGGGGCGATGCTGGCCCTGCTGCCGATCTTCCTGGCCAAGCTCATCCCCGCCGCGGTCCTTCCGGAACCGGCCTGCGCGCTGTGGATGATGGCGGTCGCGGCGCTGATGATCAGCCGCCTGCCGACGCCCGCCCTGGGCCCGGTCAGCATCCGTCCCGAACAGGCGCGGCTGCTGCTGCTGGGCGCGGTGGCGCTGGGGGCGGCGCTGCTGACCTATCCCTGGCTGACGCTGGTGTTTCTGGATCTTGGCTATCTGCTGCTGCTGGCGCGGGAATGGACCAGGCTTCGGCGGCGGCCCGCACGAAAGGTGGAATGA